The genomic interval TGCACAAGACTCGCAGGTTCTCAGTACGAGGGATGGTTtcctacatgtcacattcaaacagaaaacaagctgaAATAGAACACTGTTGTGGGGAAATGATGCACCAATGTAAGTGACCTATTTCACATTCTTAGAGCTTTCTTTGGGCAAATTAAGACTTTTTCGTAATGCAGAAAATACCGTCACTCATTCTGTCTATTTGGAGGAGATAACGATCAGCATTACCTACAGAACTTGAAACACCATGAAAGTGATCTCAACTTAAGACGTTAGATTAAATTGTTCTGGGCAACATGCACATTGGCCGCAGACACTCATGGTTCCTAATGCCACTGTTTCTGACTGGTAAGTACAACACTGTCATCTGATTAAGATTTAAAAGAGGTGATATGACCTTACAACATATTCATGAATCTGTCCTTTTTAGGTGTTATTTGCAACTGGTGGAAAGTGGAATATCAGCAGCAGCATATGTGTGCAGTGGAAGGCTCGTCTGTGGTTATTCCTTGTTCATTTTCCTCTCCTGGGTCGCAGAGAGTGAAGAAAGTCATGTGGGGTCAGGAAAAGTCTCAGAGTTTCATTTCTGAAAGTAATTCAAGAAAATTCCAGTACATTGGTGACACACGTAGCAATTGTTCTTTGAAAATACACCAAGTGGAGAAAAATGATGCAGGAAAATACTCCGTCATAATCATTACGGACAAAGCCAAAAGGATTCGGCCTAGAAATGGAACACTCACACTGAAGGTTGTTGGTGAGTATTGCttcttttaagaaaaacatcatcAGCTCAAACTTTCAGCACTAAATGCAAAGTAGAAAACGTAGGTGTTACTTTGTTCTTCTAGCTTTGCATGTTTCTGTGACAAGACGCAACAGGAACAGAATAACAAAGGAAGGTGACTCAGTGAATCTGACCTGCTTTAACCCCTGTGATGGTGGaaactcttcttctgctttcacCTGGTTTAAAAATGGAGAACTTTTACATGAAGTACCCGCGCTTTATCTCGGCAACATGTCCAACACAAACTCTGGAAACTACACTTGTTCTCTAAAGACACAACCAGGAAGTACTTCAGAAGCCGTAAACATCGATGTCCAATGTGAGAACATGACACAAGATCAACACTTT from Labrus mixtus chromosome 20, fLabMix1.1, whole genome shotgun sequence carries:
- the LOC132954192 gene encoding sialic acid-binding Ig-like lectin 12 isoform X2, with protein sequence MHIGRRHSWFLMPLFLTGVICNWWKVEYQQQHMCAVEGSSVVIPCSFSSPGSQRVKKVMWGQEKSQSFISESNSRKFQYIGDTRSNCSLKIHQVEKNDAGKYSVIIITDKAKRIRPRNGTLTLKVVALHVSVTRRNRNRITKEGDSVNLTCFNPCDGGNSSSAFTWFKNGELLHEVPALYLGNMSNTNSGNYTCSLKTQPGSTSEAVNIDVQYGPRNTSIFIKEVENISDFTLICSSQANPPVKFYSWFKKDEDNMVVAHRSVLFCGEGGQFFCNAGNKHGSQNSSVVNVKSKACWTTLTRDVFIIITAAVLLIVTSVIVITIRLKKKRAWEPKLDCREEVQNTDYVNWLPCDNNQSQEGIQLDEGTELIYATVDLINRESNIGQQMDSCTDDQSVIYSMVCRHQLVNPSNTEDS
- the LOC132954192 gene encoding B-cell receptor CD22-like isoform X1, with product MHIGRRHSWFLMPLFLTGVICNWWKVEYQQQHMCAVEGSSVVIPCSFSSPGSQRVKKVMWGQEKSQSFISESNSRKFQYIGDTRSNCSLKIHQVEKNDAGKYSVIIITDKAKRIRPRNGTLTLKVVALHVSVTRRNRNRITKEGDSVNLTCFNPCDGGNSSSAFTWFKNGELLHEVPALYLGNMSNTNSGNYTCSLKTQPGSTSEAVNIDVQYGPRNTSIFIKEVENISDFTLICSSQANPPVKFYSWFKKDEDNMVVAHRSVLFCGEGGQFFCNAGNKHGSQNSSVVNVKSKACWTTLTRDVFIIITAAVLLIVTSVIVITIRLKKKRAWEPKLDCREEVQNTDYVNWLPCDNNQSQEGIQLDEGTELIYATVDLINRESNIRGQQMDSCTDDQSVIYSMVCRHQLVNPSNTEDS
- the LOC132954192 gene encoding B-cell receptor CD22-like isoform X3, with product MHIGRRHSWFLMPLFLTGVICNWWKVEYQQQHMCAVEGSSVVIPCSFSSPGSQRVKKVMWGQEKSQSFISESNSRKFQYIGDTRSNCSLKIHQVEKNDAGKYSVIIITDKAKRIRPRNGTLTLKVVALHVSVTRRNRNRITKEGDSVNLTCFNPCDGGNSSSAFTWFKNGELLHEVPALYLGNMSNTNSGNYTCSLKTQPGSTSEAVNIDVQYGPRNTSIFIKEVENISDFTLICSSQANPPVKFYSWFKKDEDNMVVAHRSVLFCGEGGQFFCNAGNKHGSQNSSVVNVKSKACWTTLTRDVFIIITAAVLLIVTSVIVITIRLKKKRAWEPKLDCREENTDYVNWLPCDNNQSQEGIQLDEGTELIYATVDLINRESNIRGQQMDSCTDDQSVIYSMVCRHQLVNPSNTEDS
- the LOC132954192 gene encoding B-cell receptor CD22-like isoform X4 — translated: MHIGRRHSWFLMPLFLTGVICNWWKVEYQQQHMCAVEGSSVVIPCSFSSPGSQRVKKVMWGQEKSQSFISESNSRKFQYIGDTRSNCSLKIHQVEKNDAGKYSVIIITDKAKRIRPRNGTLTLKVVALHVSVTRRNRNRITKEGDSVNLTCFNPCDGGNSSSAFTWFKNGELLHEVPALYLGNMSNTNSGNYTCSLKTQPGSTSEAVNIDVQYGPRNTSIFIKEVENISDFTLICSSQANPPVKFYSWFKKDEDNMVVAHRSVLFCGEGGQFFCNAGNKHGSQNSSVVNVKSKACWTTLTRDVFIIITAAVLLIVTSVIVITIRLKKKRAWEPKLDCREENTDYVNWLPCDNNQSQEGIQLDEGTELIYATVDLINRESNIGQQMDSCTDDQSVIYSMVCRHQLVNPSNTEDS